CCATTAGGAGCACAGTAATAAGCTTGGCGCGGAATACAGCATCTGTAATATCCTGTCAAGCAAATTTGATTACAAACTTGGATGCCCCCGTTAACACTTTTCAATTCTTGTCTTGAAATTTTTTTTAGATTTTTCATAGTAATTAGTTTTTAAATGATTTTTCTGGTTTGTGATGTTTAATGCGCACACTATCAAATATATAAATTATTTATCAACCTTACGAGAAATTTATTTATTTTATTTCTAAAAAGAAATTTTCTGTTTTTTTGAAAGGAATTTTAAAAAATAGAATGATACAGAAAGAAGATATTTTGAAGCTTTAAAAGCTTAATCCAATATCTTCTTTCTGTATCATTCCGGTATCTTCCAAATTACAGATACAGCCTTTTACTGTTTTATAATTTCCATTAATGCGCGTTTCTTTTTTCTTGTTGTCTGTGATGATAATTCCGGCAGTGTAAACTTTGCCTTCCGCATGATAGGTTCTGAATAACAAGTATTCAAACTCATGATTTTTAAAGGAAAGATTATCGACTTCCATTCCTGCATTTTGTATTCCGCCACCTCGCCAATAAGAATTATAATGAAATTTTTTCCAGCTTTCTTTGTTTTTTTCGGAAGGAAATTCCATCTCTACTTTATTTTTAGTTCCAAAACGATACTGGATGTATTTGTTGGTCTTATCTTTCACCAAAGACATTTTCTTTCCATTTTTAGTTTCAAATGAATAGATGATTTCTTCATTAGGTAAAAGATATTGTGCCCAGAATGTCAACGGAACTAAGAGATATAATATAATGAATAACTTTTTCATTTAATTTTTTTTAGATAAAACTTTTTAATTCTAAAAGGAATGATGATAATCCAAATAAGAAAAGTGTTTATTGTGCTCAAAGGTCTAATTATTTTATATAATAGCTTTCTTAAAAAGATATCGAAATTGTTAGCAAAACTTATTAAGACCGAATCATAATGATTAAAAGGATTATCATACCAAGATAAATCTTTTCTTTCAGTGATGGTATAATACCAGAATAATATATTAAAGATTAATAAAACAACTGTCGTAAAATAATTTTCATAATACAAACTGATGATAAATATTGATAAGATTAGAATAATAAATAAATGAAATTGGATACTTATAAATTCATAATATTTAATCATATCAACAATATTCATCAAAATACAACAAACTAAAACCAATATGATGAAAGTTTTAGCAATCTTATTGATTTTGAAAAACTTGCTGGATTCAATATTCATTTTAAAAGTTCAATTATTTTTCTAATAAAATTTTCAAATCCTCCCAAAACATCGGGTAAGATTTTTCAACTACATTTTCATCTTCAATATTTAATTCTTTAATCAAACTAAACGGCGCAAAACTCATTGCCATTCTGTGGTCTTGATAAGTTTTAATGGAAATGTTCTCTTCAGGCTCATTAAAATCAATTGATTTTATGGTTAAATCTGTGATTTCTGTTTCTGTGCCCAGTTTTTTCAGTTCATTATATAAAGCCAGCAATCTGTCAGTTTCTTTTACTCTTAATGTACCCAAACCTGAGATTTCAAAAGGTACTTTTAAAGCTGAAGCTGTTACACAAAGTGTTTGAGCGATATCCGGACAGTTATTCATATCCAAAATAATCTTTTCCGGAAACTGGAAGTTTTCAATAGACTCAAGAGTCAGTTTGTGCTCATTTTCTGTGAAAATAGTTTTAATACCGAAAAACGTTTCATAAATATCGGCAATCGCAGAATCTCCCTGAGTTGACTCCTTGTAAAAACTTTTCAGGTGAATGGTTTCTCTTCCCAAAGCAGCAAAAGAGTAAAAATATGACGCCGAACTCCAATCACTTTCGACCTCATAGTTAATGGTTGAAAGTTGATGGTTGATGAATGGTTCTACCTTAATTGTGTTTCCGATGAAGCTGTTTTTGATTCCAAATTTGGTCAAAATATCCAAAGTCATTTCAATATACGACCTTGAAGTAACCTCACCAATCAGATTTATTTCCAAACCATTTTCCAATTTTCCGGCAATTAAAAGAAGAGACGTGATAAACTGGCTGGAAATATTTGAAGGAACGTCTACTTTTGTTTCTGTGATTTTTCTGCCCGTAATTTTCAAAGGCGGAAAACCTTCATTTTCTAAATACTCAATTTCAACTCCAAGATTTTGTAAAGCGGTAACCAGATTTTTGATTGGTCTTTCCTTCATTCTTCCGGAACCGGTAAGAATCGTGGTTTTACCATCTTGAATTGAATAATAAGAGGTCAAAAAACGCATTGCGGTTCCCGCATGATGAATATCTACAATTTCCGTTTCCTCAGACAATGCTTTTTTCAGCAATTGGGTATCCTGAGAATTCGATAAATTCCCGATTTTTATGTTTGAAAATAGACTTTCCAAAATCAACAAACGATTCGAAATACTTTTCGAACCGCTGATTTGTATGGTTTTGTTTTCTCTTAGTTTTGATTTTTCTAGCTTCATATTCTTAAGATGGAAGTTGGAAGCTGGATGTCTAATATTTCATTAAACTTCCGACTTCCATCTTCCTACATTATTTCAATTTCTCATTATTCTGATGACGGTCTTTGTCGCGATCAGTTTTTATCTTCATTTTTTTGTCAAAAGCTTCCTGTAGATTGACTCCGGTTTGATTGGCTAAACATAAAGTTACAAACAATACATCTGCCAATTCCTCACCCAAATCTTTGGTTTTATCGCTTTCTTTTTCGCTTTGTTCGCCGTATCTCCTTGCGATAATTCTTGCGACTTCGCCCACTTCTTCCGTAAGCATTGCCATATTGGTCAATTCATTAAAATAACGAACACCAATGGTTTTTATCCATTCGTCGACTTGCTGTTGCAGGTTTGTGATTTCCATAATTTTTTAAAGAGCCGTTTTTTTAAATTAACAATTAACAATTAACAATTATTATTGATATGCTCCTAATGTTGGATTAGTTGTTCTTGAAACTCCTACAATATCGGTAGGAACGGTATTGGCAACTGTTACATCACCCTTGTTTTTTGCGGGAGAATCAGCTTTTACTCTTAAATTCATCTTCGCCGCAAAATAATTCATAAATCGAGGGTCTTGATTTTTTATACTTTGAATGACTCCGGGGCCAGTAAAATTAAATCCTGCTTCGTTCTCACTAGTGTACTTTATTAATGAGTTTTGAATTAAAAAATTAAATTGATACGCACCTACTTTTTCTAAATTTATAAAATTATCTCTATCTGAATATACGATACTATTAAGAATACTTAAATTTTCAAGAGCTGCATAGTCATTTTGCCCGGCATCATTTTTCCATTCGTTGGTGGCAAAAATCCCCATACGGCTTCTGTCATTCATGGTAGCAGAATAGTTTGCAATTGTTGCATGGGTAAAAGTATAATTTCCACCATAAAAAATTCCAATACAAGATTCTCCGCAGTTGTTCATGACCAGATTTTCAGCATTTATTTTTGAACCTACGGCATAAATACCGTATTCCTGAAAGGTATGAATGAATGAATTTTTGATTGTTGCATTAGCTTGTTTCATATCAAGACCTCTCGTTCCTCCAAAAAGGCGAGTATGATTCATATTCAAAATAGAAGAAGCTTCCATTTTAATAGAATTCCAGTTTCTTGGGATGGTGTCATAGTAAGTGTCATTTCGGTCTCCACGAATAATTACCTGATCGGTTGCGGTTCCGTTGATATCTAAAGTAGCACCCGCAGAAACTTTCATTCCGCTGTTTTTATGAAAATATACTTTTGTTCCAGGTTGTATATTTAAGTGAACTCCAGTATTTATTGTCAAATCACCATAAATAATTTTAGCTTTATTACTAGACCATGTAGCGTCAGTGGCAATCACATTCGGGTTTGTAGGGGTTTTAATGAAAAACTCGGCGTCTTGCACAACAGAGAATAAAGTTACATGTTGCTGTCCGGCTCCTGTAGTAAATAAAACTCTATCTTCGGCAATCGCTTCCGGACCTGTAGCCTGAGGAGCAATCTCTACAAAAATATAAAGACTGTCTTTTTTTCTAAGCGGAACATTCTGAAAATCGTGTCCTGTTTTTCCATCTACATTTATTTTATATAATGATGCCGCTCCTTTTTCAAGATTAATTCTTGGAATCATCACATCCTTATCTTCATTATTAAATACTTTTACCACATAGGTTTCTGAGCGCACCTGATGATAAACTGTATCACAAAATACGGTATCTCTAGAAAAACTAAGTTCCTGAGAAGGAGCATCAAAAGTAATATCATCTTTGTCACATGAAATGGCTAAAAACAGCATCCAAAAAGATAAAAAGAGTAGTGATTTGAATTTCATAGGTAGAAATTTTTTGTTTTATTTAAGGTCATATGTTATCGCTTATCTTCATTGTTTTTTGTAGTCAGAAGCAGTCTTGGCGATTTCATGGAGGTTAAAATTTATATAAGTTTCAAATTTAACGAAAATACTTTAATTTTCTTATCTTTTAAAAATAGTTGACAAGGTATTTGTATATTATAAAAATTATTGTATTTTTGCAACCTAAAATTTAGCAGAAGAAATACCATTACTATTTCGAAAGCAAAACTTTAATTTTTTAAAAATTTGTATTATGAAAAAAGGAATTCACCCAGAAAATTATAGACTTGTTGTTTTCAAAGATATGAGTAACGACGACGTATTCTTAGGCAAGTCAACAGCTGACACAAAAGACACTATCGAGTTTGAAGGAACTGAGTACCCATTGATTAAAATGGAAATCTCTTCTACTTCTCACCCTTTCTACACAGGAAAAACTAAATTAGTTGATACTGCAGGTAGAGTAGACAAGTTTATGAACAAATACAAAAAATTCGCTAAGTAATTTTTTGTTATTAAAATATTTTAAAGTCTTCCGATTTTCGGGAGACTTTTTTTATGAATTAAAAGACAGAAATTAGAAGTTCTAGGTTAGAAATTAGTTTTACTATTTGTATTTTTGTTGAGTCTCGAATCTCGAAACATTGAACATACAACTTTAAACCCGAAACTCTCATGCAACTCGTATTCTCTGATGCACAATATTGGGAAGATTTTCTTCCGCTTACTTTTACAAGACCTGTCGCTGAAATGCGATGTGGAATTCTTACCTTCTCTGAAAGATGGCAAAAAATATTAGAGAATACCGAAGTTTCTTTTTTTACAGAGGCTTATCTTCAGCATAAATTTGCTGAGCCACAAAAAAAAGAAAGTCTCTTTTTGGTAACCAATTTTTTACCAACCGAAACCGTTATCCAGCAAATTAAAGATTTGAATCAAGGTGAGGCTTTGGTATATGAAGATGAACTGGTTGCTGCAAAAATTAATATGGAAGGTTTTTCTCTACATCAGATTGAAAAAATGACTGATATTAAAGAAGAGCTTATTTTCTTTAAAAAACCGACCGATTTATTTACTTATAATAAAGAAGCTATCAATTTTGATTTTGAATTGCTTACCAAAGGAAAACAGTCTCAGGAATTATCTTCCACCAATGGTTTTTTAGGAAATAAAGAAGATTTGTTTATTGAAGAAGGAGCTGAAGTAGAATTTTCAACCATCAATACCAAAACCGGAAAAATATATATTGGCAAAAACGCAGAAGTGATGGAAGGCTGTAATCTTCGTGGTCCGATTGCCCTTTGTGAAGGTTCTAAATTTAATTTAGGAGCAAAAATTTATGGTGCAACGACGGTTGGTCCACATTCTAAAGTAGGTGGTGAAGTAAGCAACATCATTATTTTTGGGTATTCTAATAAAGGTCATGATGGTTTTGTTGGAAACTCTGTAATTGGAGAATGGTGTAATCTTGGAGCAGATACCAATTCTTCTAACTTAAAAAATAATTACGGAAACGTAAAGCTTTGGAATTATAGAACAAAAGATTTCCAGGATACAGGTTTGCAGTTTGCAGGTTTAATAATGGGAGACCATTCTAAAACAGCAATCAATACCCAATTAAACACAGGAACAGTAATTGGTGTGGCTTCTAATATTTTTAAAGAAGGTTTTCCTCCTAATCATATTGAAAACTTTTCATGGGGCGGTTTTAAAGATGATGAACGTTTTAAATTAGATAAAGCTTACGAAGTTGCCGAAAAAGTAATGGCTCGTAGAAAATTGCCTTTAACAGATGATGATAAAGGGATTTTAAAACATATTTTTGACGAATATTAATCAACTATAATTGAAAACTTCAAATTTTTTGAAGTTTTTTTATTTTTAGTGTAATATATTTCGATTTTAGATTGTCTTACTAATAGAAACAAAATTATGACTCAGGAAACTTTTAGGAGTACGGTATTTATTCTCAGAGATGAGATGTTCCGTTTTGCGAAAAGGTTTGTCATGAGTAGTGATGAAGCAGAAGATGTAGTACAAGATTTGATGATTAAATTCTGGCAGAAAAAAGATGAGCTCGGGCAGTTTGGGAATTTTAAATCCTATGCTTTGAAATCTGTAAGAAATGAATGCCTCAACCGATTGAAGCATCACGATGTAAAGTTAGGTTTTGCAGATATGCAGCTTCATCGTTCAGAATTGTACAGTATGGATGTTAATAATCTGAAAGAACAGATTATCGGGTTTATCAACCAGCTTCCGGAGAAGCAGAAAACGGTGATACACCTTAAAGATGTAGAAGAGTACGAAGTGTCGGAAATTTCTGAGATGTTGGAAATGGAAGAAAATGCAGTAAGGGTTAACCTGATGCGCGCAAGACAAAAAGTAAAAGAACAAATCTCACAATTGATGAGCTATGAGCAAAGACAAATTTCAAGATAAATATAACGAAATCTTCCAAGGGTTAAAGGAAGAAAAGATGAACTGGGATTTTGATGATTTCCTGAAAAAAGCTGAAGGAAATGAAGATGAGGTTTTAGACAATGAAACGCCAGTCATTCCGATTCAAGGTAAAAAACCTGCGCTTCCGAAATGGTTTTGGATGGCGGCAAGTGTGGTGATACTTTTGGGAATTGGCTTCTTGTTTAATGAAAATCAAAACGGAGAGGTTGTAAATCAAGCTAAATTGGTTGAAAACGAAATTCAAAAGCAAAAGTCTGATTTTATAGAGGAAAATCATAATCACGATTCGCAGGTTGCTGCTCATTTTGTTGATTCTGCGTCGGGAGCTAAAAAAGATTCAATTTTTATTGAAAATTCTATTGCTGAAAAAGATGTTTTAGATGAAATTCTCTCTAAAAAAAGCAGGATAAAAAAAGAATCGAAGCCGAGATTTGTTTATAACTCAGAAAAAAACAATCTCAATCAGAAAGATTCTACAGGATATCAAGGTTCTTATGTTATCGTTAACGGAAAACGTATTGATAATATGGAAGAAGCTATAAATGTAACAAAATATTCGTTCCAGGTGGTTGCCAATAATGTGAATCAGGCATTGGCTCCGAAGGTGATGGATAATGTAGATTATTAACAACAGATTATGCTACTGATCAGGCTTATAATCAATTAATTTAAACTGAACTTATGAAAAAAATATTCATTATATGTGCTCTTGTGCTGTCTCATTTCTTTAATGTGTACGGGCAAAAGAATAAGTTAGACCAGCTTTTTGATAAATATCAGGAAACTGAAGGGGTTACCTCTATTAAGATTGCAAAACCAATGTTTGGGATGCTTAGTAATCTTAATATTGCCGATTCAGAATTAGACCAAATTAAGCCTTTGCTTTCAAAGATTGACGGGCTTAAAATTCTGATTACCGAAAATGCAAAAGGAGACCTTGCGAATGTGAATAAAGAAATTTCATCGTATTTAAGTAATTTAAATTACAATGAAATAATGTCTGTGAAAAATGCGGGAAGTAAAGTTAAATTCCTTTCTTCGGAAGCAAAAAATGACGGTACGCTAGATAATATGCTTTTAAGCATTGATAGTGGTGGTGGAGAAAATATTCTCGTGATGTTGGATGGGAAAATTTCTATGGATGACGTCAATAAAATTCTTAACTCCAGCGAAACGAAAACCACTACTACAAGAACTACGGTTACCAATAGTTTTGCCTCAGAAAATACATCTTCTTACCTAAATGGTGAAAGCAGAAATATAGGCGAATTTTCTAAAATCGATGTTAGTTTAGGCATTAATGTAAATTTTAAGCAGGAAAATACATCGAGTGTAAAAGTTTTGGCAGATGCAGATAAGCTTCAACATGTGATTACCAAAGTTGATAATGGTGTTTTGAAAATTTATATTGATAATAAAAAAGAAAAAAACCTGAAATTTAAAAACCTCACGGTAAATGTTTCTTCGCCTAAATTGAGTATGATTAAAGCTTCTACTGGGGCAGCATTTACAACTGTAAATACTTTAAACGAAAATAATTTGGATGTTAATGTAGAGTCAGGTGGTTCTGTAAAAGGTACATTTTCAATTTCGGAAACGGCAAATATTGAAGCCAACTCAGGTGGAGATGTAAAAGCGAATCTTAGAACTCAGAAATTTATTTTAAATAATACAAGTGGAGCGAGTGTAAGATTAGAAGGTTTAGCAAAATCGGCAGTAATGAATGTTAACAGCGGAGCTTCTTGCAAAGCAGAGACATTTGCTATCAATACTGCACAGGCAGAATGCACATCGGGTGCAAACCTTTCTTTATATGTTAAAGACAAATTAAAAGCAAATGTTTCTTCTGGAGGTTCAGTAAAATTAAAAGGAAATCCTGAATTAGATTCTAGGGTAGATAAGGTTTCGGGAGGAAGTTTAAAACAAACCAACTAAAAACCAATACCATGAAAATTTTTAAAAACCTTGTTCTAGTCTGTTGCGCTTTATTATTAATGCAATCTTGTATCGTTTCGAGCAAACCGAATATCGATTTTTTCTCAAAATCAAGTGATGATTATCAGGATGCACAATTTGCAAGCTTTAATGTACCATTATTTTTAGCGAAACCTTATATCAAAAAAGCTTTGAGAGAAGAAGGTGAAAGCGAAGCTGCCATTGCCATGGTAAAAAAAGTTTCAAAAATAAAAATGATGACCGTTGCCAACGGAAGTGAAGCAATGCTGAAAGACTATGCCAATTATCTGAAAAATGAAAATTACGAAGATTGGGCAACTATAAAACATGATGGAGATAACGTCAATATCAGAGTAAAACAAAAAGGAGACGTCATCAAAAATATGCTGATTACGGTCAATTCAAAAAAAGAAATGGTGTTTTTGGATGTTAAAGGGAGCTTTACGGCAGATGATATTTCCAGAATGATTACTATCGCATCAGATAAATAACTTCATATTCAACTATATTTAATTTTGTAAAAGTCACTGTTTAAGGTGACTTTTTTCGATTTATATCATGAATCATTAAGTTTTGTTTAAACTATTTAAATCTATTTTCATATTCCGACAAAAAGACTTAATTTTGCAAGAAAGTAAAGATGTCTATTCATAACAAAATTGTAGAGACAGCCATCACTTTCGATGACGTGCTTCTAGTCCCTGCTTATTCTGAGGTTTTACCTAACCAGGTTTCATTAAAATCAAGACTTACCGATAAAATTACGCTTAATGTTCCGATCGTTTCCGCTGCAATGGATACCGTTACAGAGGGTGATTTGGCGATTGCTTTGGCAAGAGTTGGTGGTTTGGGTTTCATTCATAAAAACATGACGATTGCCGAACAGGCTGCTCAGGTAAACAGAGTTAAGCGTTCTGAAAACGGAATGATTTCTGACCCTGTAACACTTTCGAAAGACCATACTTTAGCAGAGGCTAAAGAAACGATGGCGAAATATAAAATTTCTGGTCTTCCCGTTGTGGATGCCGAAAATACGTTGATTGGTATCATTACCAACAGAGACGTAAAATATCAGGAGAATCTTGATATGAAAGTGGAAGAGATTATGACTAAAAATAATCTTATCACTTCTGATAAAGATACAAACCTTGAAAAAGCGAAAGAAATTCTTCTTAATAGTAGAGTTGAAAAGCTTCCTATTGTTGATAAAAACAATAAATTGGTAGGTTTAATTACTATTAAAGACATCGACAATCAATTAGAATATCCAAATGCTAACAAAGACGAAAGCGGTCGTTTAATCGTTGGAGCCGGAGTTGGAGTAGGTGAAGATACTTTAGATAGAATAGAAGCTTTGGTAAAAGCCGGAGTTGATATTATCGGTATCGATTCTGCTCACGGGCATTCTAAAGGAGTTTTGGATAAAATCTCAGAAATCAGAAGCAAATATCCTGATTTGGATATCGTTGGTGGAAACATTGTAACTGCTGAAGCTGCTGAAGCTTTAATTAAAGCAGGTGCAAACGTTCTGAAAGTAGGTGTTGGCCCGGGTTCTATCTGTACAACGAGAGTTGTGGCTGGAGTTGGAGTTCCTCAGTTGTCTGCTATCTACAACGTTTACGAATATGCTAAATCTCAAAATGTTGCTGTAATTGCAGATGGTGGAATTAAACTTTCCGGAGATATCGTGAAAGCTATTGCAAGTGGAGCTGGAGCAGTAATGTTGGGTTCTCTTTTAGCTGGAACTGATGAGGCACCAGGAGAAGAAATTATTTTCCAGGGTAGAAAATTCAAAACTTACCAAGGGATGGGAAGTCTTTCTGCAATGAAGAGAGGTGGAAAAGAAAGATATTTCCAAAGTGAGGCTAAAAAATTCGTTCCGGAAGGAATTGAAGGTAGAGTTCCAAGTAAAGGTAAATTGGAAGATGTTATTTTCCAGTTAGTTGGAGGTTTAAGAGCCGGAATGGGATATTGTGGTGCAAAAGATGTTGAAGCTTTGCAAAAAGATACCAAAATGGTCATGATTACAGGAAGTGGTTTGAAAGAATCTCACCCTCATGATGTGATTATCACGCAGGAAGCTCCAAATTATTCTTTATAATACATTAGAATATATACATAAAATACCTCCGAATTTTCGGAGGTATTTTTTTAACCAAAAAATTAAATCATGAGAAAAATTGAACTTTCATCATTTGTATTTCTATACTATCAACTGTGTTTTCTTTTTTTTGTACTTATCCGAGAGCCTTTTGGGGGCTCTACGAATAAATACTTTTAAACTTTTTTTCACCATCGAGCTTTTAGCTCCCTCGAAATCTTAGATTTTCATCATTTGTGTTTCTATATTATCAACTGTGTTTTCTTTTTTTTTGTACTTATCCGAAAGCCTTTTGGAGGCTCTACGAATAAATACTTTTAATTTTTTTTTCCATCATTGGTTTTTACCTCCTTCGAAATCTTAAATTTCCATCATTTGTGTTTTTATACTATCAATTGTGTTTTCTTTTTTTTTGTACTTATCCGAGAGCCTTTTGGGGGCTCTACGAATAAATACTTTTAATTTTTTTTTCCATCATTGGTTTTTACCTCCTTCGAAATCTTAAATTTCCATCATTTGTGTTTTTATACTATCAATTGTGTTTTCTTTTTTTGTACTTATCCGAGAGCCTTTTTTGGGCTCTGCGAATAAATACTTTTTAAATTTTTTTTCATCATAGGTTTTTACCTTCTTCGAAATAATTAAATTTTCATCATTTGTGTTTTTAAATTCAAATTAAAAGAAGTGTTTTTTTTCTCTTAACTTTCATAATGTAAATTTATCAACATAATAAACGCCATCATAATAATTCATTTAGATATATATCAATATGATTGTAGATATTTATCTATAGTTTAATATCATTGGATTGTACTTGGGTTTATATGGTTTAAAATAAAGAACTCGCAATTCATTGCGAGTTCTTTATTATGAATGGATTTTATTAAAATATTAAGTTTTTAACTGGTCTTTAAAATCATCAATTCGAAAATCGGTCAGTGCATTTCCTTTTTCAATTTTTTCTTTAGCATAAAGACGGAAGTCATTTTCAGTTTTCTCCAAAAGATAATCATAAGGCCCCACCGACGAAATGAGTTTTACCAAAACCGGAGAGATTTCCAAGGTGATAAATAATCCCATAATAAACGCTGCTGCTGTGGCGATTATTGCTGAGTTTTTTCCCAGTTCATCTAATGCCTGCAATCTTGCTGCAAACCCGTTGAATTTATCTTCAAATGTTTCGGTAGATTTTCTTTCAGTTTCGAGGTTGCTATAGACTTTAGAAATTTCTTTATCGAGATACTCCAGCCTTGTTGCGACTTGTTTTTGATAGTTTTCTAAATCTTGTCTTCGTTGCTCTTTTAATTCCTGCTTTCGTTTGGCATTAGAACCAAATCCTACTTTTCCGCTGGTTAAATTAGATTGTTTTCCTAAAATTTCTTTTTCAAGTTCTACGGAAGCCGAATCATAAGACTTCTGATATTGAGCTATT
The sequence above is a segment of the Chryseobacterium turcicum genome. Coding sequences within it:
- a CDS encoding bacteriocin-like protein; the protein is MKNLKKISRQELKSVNGGIQVCNQICLTGYYRCCIPRQAYYCAPNGSQCGSTGPGGPID
- a CDS encoding 3-phosphoshikimate 1-carboxyvinyltransferase codes for the protein MKLEKSKLRENKTIQISGSKSISNRLLILESLFSNIKIGNLSNSQDTQLLKKALSEETEIVDIHHAGTAMRFLTSYYSIQDGKTTILTGSGRMKERPIKNLVTALQNLGVEIEYLENEGFPPLKITGRKITETKVDVPSNISSQFITSLLLIAGKLENGLEINLIGEVTSRSYIEMTLDILTKFGIKNSFIGNTIKVEPFINHQLSTINYEVESDWSSASYFYSFAALGRETIHLKSFYKESTQGDSAIADIYETFFGIKTIFTENEHKLTLESIENFQFPEKIILDMNNCPDIAQTLCVTASALKVPFEISGLGTLRVKETDRLLALYNELKKLGTETEITDLTIKSIDFNEPEENISIKTYQDHRMAMSFAPFSLIKELNIEDENVVEKSYPMFWEDLKILLEK
- a CDS encoding nucleotide pyrophosphohydrolase, encoding MEITNLQQQVDEWIKTIGVRYFNELTNMAMLTEEVGEVARIIARRYGEQSEKESDKTKDLGEELADVLFVTLCLANQTGVNLQEAFDKKMKIKTDRDKDRHQNNEKLK
- a CDS encoding type B 50S ribosomal protein L31, which encodes MKKGIHPENYRLVVFKDMSNDDVFLGKSTADTKDTIEFEGTEYPLIKMEISSTSHPFYTGKTKLVDTAGRVDKFMNKYKKFAK
- a CDS encoding GlmU family protein, with amino-acid sequence MQLVFSDAQYWEDFLPLTFTRPVAEMRCGILTFSERWQKILENTEVSFFTEAYLQHKFAEPQKKESLFLVTNFLPTETVIQQIKDLNQGEALVYEDELVAAKINMEGFSLHQIEKMTDIKEELIFFKKPTDLFTYNKEAINFDFELLTKGKQSQELSSTNGFLGNKEDLFIEEGAEVEFSTINTKTGKIYIGKNAEVMEGCNLRGPIALCEGSKFNLGAKIYGATTVGPHSKVGGEVSNIIIFGYSNKGHDGFVGNSVIGEWCNLGADTNSSNLKNNYGNVKLWNYRTKDFQDTGLQFAGLIMGDHSKTAINTQLNTGTVIGVASNIFKEGFPPNHIENFSWGGFKDDERFKLDKAYEVAEKVMARRKLPLTDDDKGILKHIFDEY
- a CDS encoding RNA polymerase sigma factor, whose amino-acid sequence is MTQETFRSTVFILRDEMFRFAKRFVMSSDEAEDVVQDLMIKFWQKKDELGQFGNFKSYALKSVRNECLNRLKHHDVKLGFADMQLHRSELYSMDVNNLKEQIIGFINQLPEKQKTVIHLKDVEEYEVSEISEMLEMEENAVRVNLMRARQKVKEQISQLMSYEQRQISR
- a CDS encoding DUF4252 domain-containing protein, producing the protein MKKIFIICALVLSHFFNVYGQKNKLDQLFDKYQETEGVTSIKIAKPMFGMLSNLNIADSELDQIKPLLSKIDGLKILITENAKGDLANVNKEISSYLSNLNYNEIMSVKNAGSKVKFLSSEAKNDGTLDNMLLSIDSGGGENILVMLDGKISMDDVNKILNSSETKTTTTRTTVTNSFASENTSSYLNGESRNIGEFSKIDVSLGINVNFKQENTSSVKVLADADKLQHVITKVDNGVLKIYIDNKKEKNLKFKNLTVNVSSPKLSMIKASTGAAFTTVNTLNENNLDVNVESGGSVKGTFSISETANIEANSGGDVKANLRTQKFILNNTSGASVRLEGLAKSAVMNVNSGASCKAETFAINTAQAECTSGANLSLYVKDKLKANVSSGGSVKLKGNPELDSRVDKVSGGSLKQTN
- a CDS encoding DUF4252 domain-containing protein, which produces MKIFKNLVLVCCALLLMQSCIVSSKPNIDFFSKSSDDYQDAQFASFNVPLFLAKPYIKKALREEGESEAAIAMVKKVSKIKMMTVANGSEAMLKDYANYLKNENYEDWATIKHDGDNVNIRVKQKGDVIKNMLITVNSKKEMVFLDVKGSFTADDISRMITIASDK
- the guaB gene encoding IMP dehydrogenase → MSIHNKIVETAITFDDVLLVPAYSEVLPNQVSLKSRLTDKITLNVPIVSAAMDTVTEGDLAIALARVGGLGFIHKNMTIAEQAAQVNRVKRSENGMISDPVTLSKDHTLAEAKETMAKYKISGLPVVDAENTLIGIITNRDVKYQENLDMKVEEIMTKNNLITSDKDTNLEKAKEILLNSRVEKLPIVDKNNKLVGLITIKDIDNQLEYPNANKDESGRLIVGAGVGVGEDTLDRIEALVKAGVDIIGIDSAHGHSKGVLDKISEIRSKYPDLDIVGGNIVTAEAAEALIKAGANVLKVGVGPGSICTTRVVAGVGVPQLSAIYNVYEYAKSQNVAVIADGGIKLSGDIVKAIASGAGAVMLGSLLAGTDEAPGEEIIFQGRKFKTYQGMGSLSAMKRGGKERYFQSEAKKFVPEGIEGRVPSKGKLEDVIFQLVGGLRAGMGYCGAKDVEALQKDTKMVMITGSGLKESHPHDVIITQEAPNYSL
- a CDS encoding DUF4407 domain-containing protein, with amino-acid sequence MKNAQATLYQTNHRINWFQKFLLICSGGNIHILRKTPSEWNKFAGIGGIVFFTALFATLSATYAMFTIFDDIWASIGFGILWGLMIFNLDRYIVSSIKKTGTWWNQILMSIPRLILATFLGIIISKPLELKIFEKEVNKQLNTIIQRNKKDLQTQMSGRILQQSGPFETEKKQISDKIAQYQKSYDSASVELEKEILGKQSNLTSGKVGFGSNAKRKQELKEQRRQDLENYQKQVATRLEYLDKEISKVYSNLETERKSTETFEDKFNGFAARLQALDELGKNSAIIATAAAFIMGLFITLEISPVLVKLISSVGPYDYLLEKTENDFRLYAKEKIEKGNALTDFRIDDFKDQLKT